The nucleotide sequence TTTTTATCCATTCAGAAACTGTTCATCAATTATCTTACCCTCTTCTAAATTAATAAACATGGCAGTTACTTTTAACCGTAACAATCTTGGAGGATACTTGAGTATAATTTCATATATTTTTTCATTGCTTACTGCTATTGTATATTTAGTAATATCATCTTTATCGTATATAGCTAGTCTACCATATGTTCTCCATAAAATATCTCTTGCACGCATATCATCTCTAAAATGTTTGTCATTATCTTCTCGTGTCCGAAAGTATCTATAATCAATATGCCACTCTTCTTTACTTTTTTTAGCTACAATGTCTCCGATGGAACGACCTCTTCTAGTGTACTCAACACCCCAACCGTCCATAATTAACTTAGGTGTAACAATTTCAATAAATCTTTCTTCCGCCTCTTTATGTTCAATCATAAAACTTGCGTTTGTACTAATATATCCCGCTTTATCCATAAGTTCTTCATAAGGAACTTCTAGGATCGGAGCAATGGCTCTTAATACGTCGGGTGAGATTTTTTGCCTTCCGCCAGTTTCAATTCTGCTAATTTCCGCATTACTTACTCCTGACTTTTCAGCAAGCTCTCTTTGGGAAATTGACTTGTCTTTTCTTAATTGTTTTAAATACTCACCAAAGCTCATAATAACCCTCCATTTCAAATTCATTATACATAAAATGCTACCAAATGGCAACACTTATTAGCAATATCGATTGACGTGTGGTAAAAGATGGTGTTAGAATTGGCCTATGTTACCAAATGTAAATCAAAAAGAGGTGAAACAACCATGCGACTTAATGTTGAGTATCTTCAAGCGATTTTGAAGCAAAAACAGTGGTCTGAGCGGCAATTTGCTTTAAAAACTGGCTTATCTCCTGCAACAGTTTCACGCATACTAAGTAAAAAA is from Solibacillus isronensis and encodes:
- a CDS encoding helix-turn-helix domain-containing protein — protein: MSFGEYLKQLRKDKSISQRELAEKSGVSNAEISRIETGGRQKISPDVLRAIAPILEVPYEELMDKAGYISTNASFMIEHKEAEERFIEIVTPKLIMDGWGVEYTRRGRSIGDIVAKKSKEEWHIDYRYFRTREDNDKHFRDDMRARDILWRTYGRLAIYDKDDITKYTIAVSNEKIYEIILKYPPRLLRLKVTAMFINLEEGKIIDEQFLNG
- a CDS encoding helix-turn-helix domain-containing protein gives rise to the protein MVLELAYVTKCKSKRGETTMRLNVEYLQAILKQKQWSERQFALKTGLSPATVSRILSKKRGAGAKAIGAIRKALPEESLDKLFFLD